In Papaver somniferum cultivar HN1 chromosome 1, ASM357369v1, whole genome shotgun sequence, a genomic segment contains:
- the LOC113359264 gene encoding uncharacterized protein LOC113359264 produces the protein MYNTIHTIRDHQGNWIDNKDQVVDLLSRHFKKIYTSSNPSVQEIHDSLRFVTPLINEDMNENLTAIPSVQEIWDTVNMMAPWSSPGPDGFPPGFFKDNWDTVKEDVVSHVQNSLISPFQSAFVANRQIHDNIVITHEILHSFKSKKKKSKNYYMAIKLDLSKSFDRLEWSFIIAVFKKFGFSDDCCQLVFQYIITVSYSVLVNGSPNDCMLFCKASVTYVKNIIKVINVFAKALGQAINFDKSGFITSGNMHHRHIKILSKALNMKFLSSSEKYLGTPLFIGKDKTKSFSFLIDNLYTRLNSTKKSNLNIAGRTVVTKHVLSSLSVYHMACFTLPKTVTSKIDSIQRTFWWAKKNPKHAAYFRSWGDIGKSKLNEGLGLRNSFATNRVFICKLGWRILKNQDSLLSRFLKDKYFPNQNLLEIDKVVDSASWMWKGIVLPHSPMNTACNEFVYVSELIDYNYNYWNVPLLNLLFSPDEVIRIKSIRLNLSQSDSLMWAHTRNGKFTIKSAYRIYMNDIPSPENSTIWRKVWDIDCLPKVKFFMWKMFAHMLSVNAIMQLYNPHVNVLCSFCNSHDETVMHLFVNRPVVLRIWFSLSLQHLISTDLDWVDDIFLYWHESSLGASPFKVGWPSVGAIVMWSIWKLRCDVVFKSASLYMNKIIVDIKRMLNSYITPRITVLNLVHNVKIPQSKVENFMFVDGSFKDFNFGICVIWCDTAGNVRKVC, from the exons ATGTACAATACCATTCATACAATTAGAGATCATCAAGGGAACTGGATTGATAATAAAGACCAGGTAGTCGACTTGCTTTCTAGACATTTTAAGAAGATTTATACTTCTTCCAACCCTAGTGTCCAGGAAATTCATGATTCCTTAAGGTTTGTCACTCCTTTGATTAATGAGGATATGAATGAAAATTTGACTGCTATTCCTTCAGTTCAAGAAATTTGGGACACTGTTAACATGATGGCTCCTTGGAGTTCTCCGGGACCGGATGGTTTTCCTCCTGGGTTCTTCAAGGATAATTGGGATACTGTTAAAGAGGATGTTGTCTCTCATGTGCAAA ATTCTCTGATCTCTCCCTTCCAATCTGCATTTGTTGCTAATAGGCAGATCCATGACAATATTGTAATCACTCATGAAATTCTGCATTCTTTTAaatcaaaaaagaagaaatcgaagaatTATTATATGGCTATCAAGCTTGATCTGTCTAAATCCTTTGACAGGCTTGAGTGGTCTTTTATCATTGCTGTTTTTAAAAAGTTTGGTTTCTCTGATGATTGTTGCCAGTTAGTCTTTCAGTATATCATCACTGTATCTTATTCTGTTTTGGTCAATGGTTCACCAA ACGATTGCATGCTGTTTTGTAAAGCTTCTGTCACTTATGTGAAAAATATCATAAAGGTTATTAATGTGTTTGCAAAGGCGTTAGGTCAGGCAATTAACTTTGATAAATCTGGGTTTATTACTAGTGGGAATATGCATCatagacacatcaagattttatcTAAGGCCCTTAACATGAAGTTTCTCAGTAGTTCTGAAAAATACTTAGGCACGCCTTTGTTTATTGGTAAGGATAAAACTAAGTCTTTTAGTTTTCTCATTGATAATTTATATACCAGATTAAATTCTACGAAAAAATCCAATTTGAACATAGCTGGTAGAACTGTGGTTACAAAGCATGTACTTTCTAGTTTGTCTGTTTATCACATGGCATGTTTTACCCTTCCTAAAACAGTTACTAGTAAAATTGATTCGATTCAACGCACTTTTTGGTGGGCTAAAAAGAATCCTAAGCATGCTGCATACTTTCGCTCTTGGGGTGATATAGGGAAATCTAAACTTAATGAAGGTCTGGGTCTTAGGAATTCCTTTGCTACTAATAGGGTTTTCATTTGCAAACTGGGCTGGAGAATTTTGAAGAATCAGGATAGTTTACTTTCTAGATTTCTCAAGGATAAATACTTCCCTAACCAGAATCTTCTAGAGATTGATAAGGTTGTTGATTCCGCTTCGTGGATGTGGAAAG GGATTGTTCTTCCTCACTCCCCCATGAATACTGCTTGTAATGAATTTGTTTATGTGTCTGAACTTATTGACTATAATTATAACTATTGGAATGTACCTCTTTTGAACCTCTTATTCTCCCCAGATGAGGTTATTAGAATTAAGTCTATTAGATTAAATTTGTCGCAGTCGGACTCGCTTATGTGGGCTCATACTAGGAATGGTAAGTTCACCATCAAATCTGCTTACAGAATTTATATGAATGATATTCCTTCTCCTGAAAACTCCACTATTTGGAGGAAAGTCTGGGATATTGATTGTCTGCCGAAAGTTAAGTTTTTTATGTGGAAAATGTTTGCTCATATGCTCTCAGTTAATGCCATTATGCAGCTTTACAATCCTCATGTGAATGTTCTCTGCTCTTTTTGTAATTCTCATGATGAAACTGTGATGCATCTTTTTGTTAACCGCCCTGTAGTGTTGCGTATTTGGTTCAGTCTTTCCCTTCAACATTTGATATCTACTGATTTGGATTGGGTTGATGATATTTTCTTATATTGGCATGAATCAAGCCTGGGTGCTTCTCCTTTTAAAGTTGGTTGGCCTAGTGTAGGTGCTATTGTTATGTGGTCTATATGGAAGCTGCGATGTGATGTAGTTTTCAAGAGTGCTTCTCTGTATATGAACAAGATCATTGTTGATATCAAGAGAATGTTAAATTCTTACATTACTCCAAGGATTACTGTTTTGAATCTTGTACACAATGTCAAAATTCCTCAGTCTAAAGTGGAGAACTTTATGTTTGTAGATGGCTCTTTCAAGGATTTTAATTTTGGAATTTGTGTTATTTGGTGTGATACTGCAGGGAATGTAAGAAAGGTGTGCTAG